The following proteins come from a genomic window of Shewanella halifaxensis HAW-EB4:
- a CDS encoding SPOR domain-containing protein translates to MTNRDYANRKPARKGKNSARKKSSKGSAPKRFPILLLLITLVGVGGFGYLLWILSSNDEPATTPVVVEQPKKKPVKKDPDALPPAPKEEWTYLEELENKKVEVDLPETSDKPKRPYQMQCGSFRKESQANELKAIIAFQGLEAQVRKVKGSSGMWYKVVLGPYDKKRDAERQRHVLQNSGTNGCQIWFWES, encoded by the coding sequence ATGACAAATCGTGATTATGCAAACCGTAAGCCTGCTCGAAAAGGTAAGAACAGCGCTCGCAAAAAGAGCTCAAAAGGAAGTGCCCCTAAGCGCTTTCCTATTTTGCTGTTGCTTATCACGCTTGTAGGCGTTGGCGGCTTTGGCTATTTACTGTGGATTTTAAGCAGCAATGACGAACCGGCAACCACGCCTGTGGTTGTCGAACAGCCAAAGAAGAAGCCAGTAAAGAAAGATCCTGATGCCCTTCCTCCCGCACCGAAAGAGGAATGGACCTATCTTGAAGAGTTAGAAAATAAGAAGGTCGAAGTGGACCTTCCTGAGACTTCAGATAAGCCTAAGCGTCCGTATCAGATGCAATGTGGCTCATTTAGAAAAGAGTCACAGGCTAACGAGCTAAAAGCGATTATCGCTTTCCAAGGATTAGAAGCTCAGGTCCGTAAAGTCAAAGGTAGCAGCGGTATGTGGTACAAAGTGGTACTGGGCCCTTATGACAAGAAACGTGATGCAGAAAGACAGCGTCACGTGTTACAAAACTCAGGCACTAACGGTTGCCAGATTTGGTTCTGGGAAAGTTAA
- the rpmE gene encoding 50S ribosomal protein L31: MKAGIHPDYAEITATCTCGNVIKINSTVGKDLHLDVCGACHPFYTGTQKVMDTGGRIDKFNKRFGALGKK; the protein is encoded by the coding sequence ATGAAAGCAGGCATTCATCCTGATTATGCAGAAATCACTGCAACTTGTACTTGTGGTAACGTTATCAAGATTAACTCTACTGTAGGTAAAGATTTACACCTAGACGTATGTGGTGCATGTCACCCATTCTACACTGGTACCCAGAAAGTTATGGATACTGGCGGACGTATCGACAAGTTCAACAAGCGCTTTGGTGCACTTGGCAAGAAGTAA
- the priA gene encoding primosomal protein N' — MPLFVEVALPVPMRQNFSYQVPEHITITPQKGMRVQVPFGRQQLIGLITAVSDSCTLTPKQIKPIVAILDNEPLLPDSLYKLTAWAARYYFCSLGQMLSQAIPVALRKGAEVKESSVTYWTLTDAGKEADINQLNRAPAQRKLLHSLRDRDLELSDITSLELSKAAIKALDDKGWIEKKTRTLAADLSWRTELEMTEEPHRLNPEQAIAVATLTQQSGYHCTLLEGVTGSGKTEVYLAMLETVLKQGKQALVLVPEIGLTPQTINRFRRRFNVKVAVIHSGLTDNQRLDAWRQARSAEAAIIIGTRSALFTPMLYPGVIILDEEHDSSFKQQEGVGYHARDLAVMRGHLEKIPVILGTATPSLETLQNALSGRYQHLHLSKRAGAAEKVRQGIIDIRNQPLRSGMSHALLNEMRIHLDAGNQVILFLNRRGFAPALICHECGHLHECDRCDAFFTVHQALGEIRCHHCSNQYAIPKQCHSCGSTMLAGQGVGTEQLASFLEKEFPNHPVVRIDRDTTRNKGSLEGHLNAIHKGEYKILVGTQMLAKGHHFPDVTLVGLLDVDGALFSADFRAPERFGQLYTQVSGRAGRATKPGTVLLQTHQSDNAMLRELMHKGYGEFARNQLFERTQALLPPAWHMILIRAEAHQAIDADNLLSQIGALLPQDEECEVIGPMPAPLDRKAGKYRRQLLFQTKNRNRLQAEFERALPQIEQLPLAKKCRWSIDRDPQDLL; from the coding sequence ATGCCTTTGTTTGTTGAGGTCGCACTCCCCGTTCCAATGCGACAAAACTTTAGCTACCAAGTGCCTGAACATATCACCATTACGCCTCAAAAAGGCATGCGTGTTCAGGTTCCTTTTGGTCGTCAACAACTCATAGGACTAATCACCGCTGTCAGTGACAGCTGTACGCTTACCCCTAAGCAGATAAAACCGATTGTGGCGATTCTTGATAATGAGCCATTACTACCTGATTCACTCTATAAATTAACCGCTTGGGCTGCAAGATATTACTTCTGCAGTCTAGGGCAGATGCTGTCGCAAGCCATTCCTGTGGCGCTGCGTAAAGGCGCCGAAGTCAAAGAATCGAGCGTCACATACTGGACGCTAACCGATGCAGGCAAAGAGGCTGATATCAATCAGCTCAATCGCGCGCCTGCACAGCGAAAACTACTACACAGCTTACGCGATCGCGATTTAGAACTCAGTGACATTACCAGCTTAGAGCTCAGTAAAGCCGCAATTAAAGCGTTAGATGATAAAGGCTGGATCGAGAAAAAAACTCGTACACTTGCGGCCGACTTAAGTTGGCGCACCGAGCTTGAGATGACAGAAGAACCTCATAGACTCAACCCAGAGCAAGCCATTGCAGTCGCGACACTGACCCAGCAATCAGGTTACCACTGCACCTTGCTCGAAGGCGTCACGGGCTCCGGTAAGACTGAAGTCTACTTAGCCATGCTCGAAACGGTCTTAAAGCAAGGCAAGCAAGCACTGGTATTAGTCCCTGAAATTGGCCTAACACCGCAAACGATTAACCGCTTTAGGCGCCGATTCAACGTCAAAGTGGCGGTGATCCACTCAGGGCTTACCGACAACCAGAGACTCGATGCTTGGCGTCAGGCAAGATCGGCCGAAGCTGCCATCATCATTGGCACCCGCTCAGCACTATTTACCCCGATGCTTTACCCTGGAGTGATCATCTTAGATGAAGAGCATGACTCTAGCTTTAAGCAACAAGAGGGAGTTGGCTATCACGCCCGCGACCTAGCCGTGATGCGTGGCCATCTTGAGAAGATTCCAGTAATTTTAGGTACGGCCACTCCGTCACTTGAAACGCTACAAAATGCCCTCAGCGGTCGTTATCAACATCTGCATTTAAGTAAACGTGCAGGCGCAGCGGAGAAAGTTCGGCAAGGCATTATCGATATTCGTAATCAGCCACTGCGCTCTGGTATGTCTCATGCGCTACTCAACGAAATGCGTATTCACCTCGATGCGGGCAATCAGGTTATCCTGTTTTTGAACCGCCGCGGCTTTGCCCCTGCGCTTATCTGCCATGAGTGTGGCCACCTGCATGAATGTGACCGCTGTGATGCCTTCTTTACGGTGCATCAGGCCCTAGGCGAAATTCGCTGTCACCACTGCAGTAACCAGTACGCGATCCCTAAGCAGTGCCACAGTTGCGGCAGTACCATGCTTGCAGGACAAGGCGTAGGCACAGAGCAACTGGCATCATTTTTAGAAAAAGAGTTTCCTAATCATCCTGTAGTGCGAATAGATAGAGATACCACCCGTAATAAGGGCTCTCTCGAGGGACACCTCAATGCGATCCACAAAGGTGAATATAAAATTTTAGTCGGCACCCAAATGCTGGCAAAGGGGCATCATTTTCCTGACGTTACCTTAGTCGGTTTATTAGACGTCGATGGTGCACTGTTTAGCGCCGACTTTAGAGCACCAGAGCGTTTTGGTCAGCTCTATACTCAGGTATCGGGCCGCGCGGGTCGTGCAACTAAGCCCGGAACGGTATTGCTACAGACGCATCAAAGCGACAACGCCATGCTACGCGAGTTAATGCATAAAGGTTATGGCGAGTTTGCTCGTAACCAGCTGTTTGAACGCACTCAAGCATTGCTGCCACCAGCGTGGCACATGATCTTAATTAGGGCCGAAGCTCATCAGGCCATTGATGCAGACAACCTGTTAAGTCAAATTGGTGCCCTACTGCCACAGGATGAAGAGTGTGAAGTGATTGGCCCAATGCCAGCACCACTCGACAGAAAAGCCGGTAAGTACCGCCGCCAGCTTTTGTTCCAAACAAAAAACCGTAACAGACTACAGGCGGAGTTCGAGCGGGCATTGCCACAAATTGAGCAACTTCCCTTAGCGAAAAAGTGCCGCTGGAGCATAGATCGCGATCCACAAGATCTGCTTTAA
- a CDS encoding FimV/HubP family polar landmark protein, with product MKRVILALAGFMMLTTAHAQVSHVSINERQFDFGQHPSLKLNIVSSHNSLKKVQFSIRQGSGEERLITKPLTSFMVQVMGIEDVVDKDAVLIVKEYRVNRWYQVKVLSLFNGKVNNADIDSRYIASRSTAVKKVGQTETNMLAASSGIRVSGADVIVSRLDDCQIGFDGKETLWRIGNRQANRWGISPYGAMLAIFERNPKAFNQQNINGLKSQAQLECPSMVTLEKYADAMAAEKRFNAMK from the coding sequence ATGAAGAGAGTCATATTGGCGCTAGCAGGCTTTATGATGTTAACTACGGCCCATGCGCAGGTGTCCCATGTCAGCATTAATGAGCGACAGTTTGATTTTGGCCAGCATCCGAGTCTCAAGCTCAATATCGTTTCATCTCACAATAGTCTGAAAAAGGTTCAGTTCTCAATTCGACAGGGCAGCGGCGAAGAGCGTCTCATTACTAAACCTTTGACGAGCTTTATGGTGCAAGTGATGGGTATCGAGGATGTGGTCGATAAAGATGCCGTATTAATCGTGAAAGAGTACCGGGTTAATCGCTGGTATCAAGTTAAAGTATTGAGTTTGTTTAATGGCAAGGTGAACAACGCTGATATAGATAGCCGCTATATTGCCAGTCGCTCGACGGCGGTGAAAAAAGTAGGACAAACTGAAACCAACATGTTGGCTGCTTCAAGCGGGATAAGGGTCAGTGGGGCCGATGTTATTGTCAGTCGTCTAGATGATTGCCAAATAGGGTTCGATGGTAAAGAGACTCTATGGCGTATTGGTAATCGCCAAGCTAATCGCTGGGGGATCAGCCCTTATGGAGCGATGTTAGCGATTTTTGAACGTAACCCTAAGGCATTTAATCAGCAGAATATTAATGGGCTTAAGTCGCAAGCGCAGTTGGAATGCCCGTCGATGGTGACACTAGAAAAGTATGCCGATGCTATGGCTGCTGAGAAGCGATTTAATGCGATGAAATAA
- a CDS encoding gamma-butyrobetaine hydroxylase-like domain-containing protein has product MTQDNNTPNVSALKLKRKSRQLEMTFDNGEVHQLSCEMLRVYSPSAEVHGHGNPVLVTHKKNVNITAIDPVGNYAVKIVFDDGHNTGLFSWKVLHDLATHQVDLWEKYLARLRAAKASREPLIDMTVKYHK; this is encoded by the coding sequence ATGACTCAAGATAACAACACACCCAATGTTTCGGCGTTAAAGCTAAAACGCAAATCTCGCCAGCTTGAGATGACCTTTGATAACGGTGAGGTTCATCAGTTGAGCTGTGAAATGCTAAGGGTTTACTCGCCTTCGGCTGAAGTGCATGGCCACGGCAATCCAGTACTGGTAACCCACAAGAAAAACGTCAATATCACCGCCATCGACCCCGTAGGTAACTACGCGGTAAAAATCGTCTTTGATGATGGCCATAATACCGGCCTGTTTTCTTGGAAGGTCTTACACGATCTCGCGACCCATCAAGTGGATCTGTGGGAAAAGTACCTTGCCCGTCTACGCGCGGCAAAAGCCAGTCGTGAGCCATTAATCGATATGACCGTGAAGTATCACAAGTAA
- the argS gene encoding arginine--tRNA ligase, with product MKSHTQSLLAESLNALKQQGIVPADFEARIQVDRTKDKSHGDFATNLAMMLTKAAGKNPREIAQLLIDNLPESAHVEKVEIAGPGFINFFIDDNALANQLMVALNSDHLGLELPTPQTVVVDYSSPNLAKEMHVGHLRSTIIGDSVVRALEFMGHKVIRQNHVGDWGTQFGMLLAYMEELRAANGEQAKMELSDLENFYRAAKVRFDESAEFATRARKLVVELQSGDEYCNKLWREFNDISLSHCHELYERLGVSLTRADVRGESAYNSDLAQVVADLDAQGLLSESNGAKVVFQDEFKNKEGEPLPVIIQKADGGYLYATSDLAAMRYRSNVLNADRALYFVDLRQALHFQQVFKLAKTAKFVREEMSFEHMGFGTMNGEDGRPFKTRSGGVVKLIDLLKEADTRALDLVRSKNPDMDEAELAEIARVVGIASVKYADLSKNRASDYIFSFEQMLSFEGNTAPYLLYAYTRVAGIFKRAQDVDLSDATIILEHEKEKDLGTKLAQFGEVMTRMVGKGQPHALCGYLFELAGAFSSFYEACPVLAAETEESKKSRLLLSQLTAKTLKQGLNLLGLETLERM from the coding sequence ATGAAATCACATACTCAATCTTTACTCGCTGAATCTTTAAATGCCCTTAAACAACAAGGGATTGTTCCTGCTGATTTTGAAGCTCGCATTCAAGTCGACCGAACGAAAGATAAGAGCCACGGTGATTTTGCAACTAACTTGGCAATGATGCTAACCAAAGCGGCTGGCAAGAACCCACGTGAAATCGCTCAGTTATTAATTGATAACTTGCCTGAATCTGCTCATGTTGAAAAAGTTGAAATTGCAGGCCCTGGTTTTATCAACTTCTTTATCGATGATAACGCCCTAGCAAACCAGTTAATGGTCGCATTGAACAGCGATCACCTAGGCCTTGAATTACCAACACCGCAAACGGTTGTTGTCGATTACTCTTCGCCAAACCTTGCTAAAGAGATGCACGTGGGCCACCTACGCTCAACCATTATTGGTGACAGTGTGGTGCGCGCATTAGAATTTATGGGCCACAAGGTTATTCGTCAAAACCATGTGGGTGACTGGGGAACTCAGTTCGGTATGTTGCTTGCCTATATGGAAGAGCTTCGTGCAGCCAACGGCGAGCAAGCCAAAATGGAACTGTCTGATCTAGAGAACTTCTACCGCGCTGCTAAAGTACGCTTCGATGAATCTGCAGAGTTTGCGACTCGCGCTCGTAAGCTTGTCGTTGAACTGCAGTCGGGTGATGAGTACTGCAACAAACTATGGCGCGAATTTAACGATATCTCGCTAAGCCATTGTCATGAATTGTACGAGCGTTTAGGTGTGAGCCTAACTCGCGCAGACGTTCGCGGCGAAAGCGCTTATAACAGTGACCTTGCCCAAGTTGTTGCAGACTTAGATGCTCAAGGTTTACTGTCAGAAAGTAACGGCGCGAAAGTCGTGTTCCAAGACGAATTTAAAAACAAAGAAGGCGAGCCACTACCGGTTATTATCCAAAAAGCCGATGGCGGTTACCTCTATGCCACCAGCGATTTGGCAGCAATGCGCTACCGCTCTAACGTCTTAAATGCTGACAGAGCACTTTACTTTGTTGACCTGCGTCAAGCACTTCACTTCCAGCAAGTATTTAAGCTGGCGAAAACGGCTAAGTTTGTTCGCGAAGAGATGAGCTTCGAGCACATGGGCTTTGGCACCATGAACGGTGAAGACGGTCGTCCATTCAAGACCCGTTCTGGCGGCGTAGTGAAACTTATCGACCTGTTAAAAGAAGCCGATACTCGCGCACTTGACTTGGTTCGCAGCAAGAACCCAGATATGGATGAAGCAGAGCTGGCTGAAATTGCTCGCGTTGTCGGTATCGCATCGGTTAAGTATGCCGACCTATCAAAGAATCGTGCAAGCGACTACATCTTTAGCTTCGAGCAGATGCTGAGCTTTGAAGGCAACACCGCACCTTACCTACTCTACGCATACACACGTGTAGCCGGTATTTTCAAGCGCGCTCAAGACGTTGACTTAAGCGATGCAACCATTATTCTAGAGCACGAAAAAGAGAAAGACTTAGGGACTAAGCTGGCTCAATTTGGTGAAGTGATGACACGCATGGTTGGCAAAGGTCAGCCTCATGCACTTTGTGGCTACCTATTTGAACTGGCTGGCGCCTTTTCAAGTTTCTACGAAGCCTGCCCTGTATTGGCCGCTGAAACAGAAGAGTCGAAGAAAAGCCGCCTACTATTGTCTCAGCTAACCGCTAAGACATTGAAGCAAGGCCTGAATCTTCTTGGTCTAGAAACGTTAGAACGGATGTAA
- the hslV gene encoding ATP-dependent protease subunit HslV, whose protein sequence is MTTIVSVRRNNQVVIAGDGQVSLGNTVMKGNARKVRRLYHNKVLAGFAGGTADAFTLFERFEAKLEMHQGHLMRAAVEMAKDWRSDKVLRKLEALLAVADAESSLIITGNGDVVQPENDLIAIGSGGAFAQSAATALLENTDLSALEIAEKSLTIAGDICVFTNQFKTIEELKY, encoded by the coding sequence GTGACCACAATCGTATCAGTACGCCGAAATAACCAAGTTGTTATCGCAGGTGATGGCCAAGTTTCTCTCGGTAACACCGTTATGAAAGGCAATGCTAGAAAAGTTCGTCGTTTGTACCACAATAAGGTACTTGCGGGCTTTGCTGGCGGTACAGCCGATGCATTCACCCTATTCGAGCGTTTCGAAGCTAAACTCGAAATGCATCAAGGTCACCTAATGCGTGCCGCTGTCGAGATGGCTAAAGACTGGCGCTCAGATAAAGTTCTGCGCAAGCTAGAAGCCCTACTTGCCGTAGCAGATGCAGAGTCTTCATTGATCATCACAGGTAACGGTGATGTTGTTCAGCCTGAAAACGATCTAATTGCGATTGGCTCCGGCGGCGCCTTTGCCCAATCAGCGGCTACTGCATTACTTGAAAACACAGACTTAAGTGCCCTTGAGATCGCTGAAAAATCGCTGACCATTGCTGGTGATATCTGCGTATTCACCAACCAGTTTAAGACTATTGAAGAATTAAAGTACTAA
- a CDS encoding thermonuclease family protein — MGLIRILAFLLLSLQAIAVQASQCIPTQFDETVTLDYVNDGDTITLTDGRLVRLIGIDSPEIDFQFPELSQSYATPAKKYLSEVVKPGQSLLLAFDKQRLGPYGRTLAYVYTEKLEHLQEMMLSHGFAKARVYQNDYFWQCLSKIERTARERKVGLWSDKSYQPLTTDSLTRDDSNKWREVRGVVTGYERKGQNFELNIDNNLVVMMSQQDIGKFSNILTLKLLESRVIVRGKLYFSYGKYRLNATHPSQITMENTP; from the coding sequence ATGGGGCTAATTAGAATACTGGCGTTCCTGCTGCTATCTTTACAAGCTATCGCTGTGCAAGCAAGCCAATGCATACCAACTCAGTTTGATGAAACCGTTACCTTAGATTATGTCAATGATGGCGATACCATTACCTTAACCGATGGCCGTTTAGTGCGACTTATTGGTATCGACTCCCCAGAAATTGATTTTCAATTTCCTGAGCTCTCCCAATCTTATGCTACGCCTGCCAAAAAATACCTCTCAGAAGTAGTTAAACCTGGTCAGTCACTGTTACTTGCTTTTGATAAGCAGCGTTTAGGTCCGTATGGACGAACGCTGGCCTATGTCTACACTGAAAAGCTAGAGCATCTGCAAGAGATGATGTTATCCCATGGGTTTGCCAAGGCGCGAGTCTACCAAAATGACTATTTTTGGCAGTGTTTAAGCAAAATAGAGCGGACTGCACGCGAGAGAAAAGTAGGCTTGTGGAGCGATAAATCTTATCAGCCTTTGACCACAGATAGCCTGACTCGTGATGACAGTAATAAATGGCGAGAGGTAAGAGGAGTTGTTACGGGTTATGAAAGAAAAGGTCAAAATTTCGAGCTGAATATCGACAATAACTTGGTCGTGATGATGTCTCAGCAAGATATTGGTAAGTTTAGTAACATTTTGACGCTAAAACTGCTTGAAAGTCGCGTGATTGTTCGAGG
- the hslU gene encoding ATP-dependent protease ATPase subunit HslU produces the protein MSEMTPREIVHELDSHIIGQQKAKRSVAIALRNRWRRMQLAADLRQEVTPKNILMIGPTGVGKTEIARRLARLAKAPFIKVEATKFTEVGYVGKEVEQIIRDLTDSAIKLTREEQIKKCKFRAEEAAEERILDALLPKPKEDWDSEKSDGSATRQIFRKKLREGQLDDKEIEIDVSAPQAGIEIMSPPGMEEMTNQLQSMFQNMGPGASKRRKMPIKEAYKLLIEEEASKLINQEDLKEQAIELVEQHGIVFLDEIDKICKRGESSGPDVSREGVQRDLLPLVEGCTVNTKHGMVKTDHILFIASGAFQMSKPSDLIPELQGRLPIRVELDALSAGDFKRILTEPHASLTEQYIALMGTEGVTIEFTEDGIDSIAEAAWQVNERTENIGARRLHTVMERLMEELSFEASDKSGSVTVIDAAYVKASLDNLVQDEDLSRYIL, from the coding sequence ATGTCTGAGATGACACCACGTGAAATTGTTCATGAGCTAGATAGCCACATTATTGGTCAGCAAAAAGCCAAACGTTCGGTGGCTATTGCCCTACGTAACCGCTGGCGCCGTATGCAGCTTGCAGCCGATCTTCGTCAAGAAGTCACGCCAAAGAACATTCTAATGATTGGTCCAACCGGTGTCGGTAAAACCGAGATCGCTCGTCGCCTAGCCCGCCTAGCCAAAGCGCCATTCATTAAGGTTGAAGCGACTAAGTTCACCGAAGTCGGCTATGTCGGTAAAGAAGTCGAGCAGATCATTCGCGATCTAACCGACTCAGCTATCAAGCTGACCCGCGAAGAGCAGATCAAAAAATGTAAGTTCCGCGCTGAAGAAGCTGCCGAAGAGCGCATTTTAGATGCCTTGCTGCCTAAGCCTAAAGAAGATTGGGACAGCGAAAAATCAGATGGCAGTGCAACTCGCCAAATTTTCCGTAAAAAACTACGTGAAGGTCAGCTAGACGATAAAGAAATTGAGATCGATGTTTCTGCACCGCAAGCTGGTATTGAGATAATGTCTCCTCCTGGTATGGAAGAGATGACCAATCAGCTACAAAGCATGTTCCAAAATATGGGACCAGGTGCTAGCAAGCGTCGCAAGATGCCAATCAAAGAAGCTTACAAGCTATTGATTGAAGAGGAAGCGTCTAAGCTTATTAACCAAGAAGATCTTAAAGAGCAAGCGATTGAACTGGTTGAGCAACACGGCATCGTGTTCCTAGATGAGATCGACAAGATCTGTAAGCGCGGTGAATCATCAGGCCCAGACGTTTCTCGTGAAGGTGTGCAACGCGATCTACTTCCTCTCGTTGAAGGTTGTACGGTTAACACTAAGCACGGCATGGTAAAAACAGATCATATCTTGTTTATCGCCTCTGGTGCTTTCCAGATGTCTAAGCCTTCGGATTTGATCCCTGAGCTTCAGGGTCGTCTACCCATTCGTGTTGAGTTAGATGCTCTGTCTGCGGGTGATTTTAAGCGTATTTTAACCGAACCACACGCATCTTTGACTGAGCAGTATATTGCTTTGATGGGTACAGAAGGCGTTACGATTGAATTTACCGAAGATGGTATTGATAGTATTGCTGAAGCGGCATGGCAAGTGAACGAGCGCACAGAAAATATCGGTGCCCGTCGTCTACACACTGTTATGGAGCGCTTAATGGAAGAGCTTTCTTTTGAGGCTTCTGACAAGTCAGGCTCTGTTACGGTTATCGATGCGGCTTATGTGAAAGCAAGCTTAGATAACTTGGTGCAAGACGAAGACTTAAGTCGCTATATTCTTTAA